Below is a genomic region from Deinococcus radiotolerans.
CCGGCGGGCACCTGAAGGCCTTCAACACCGATTACACCGCCATTCAGCTGCTGATCGAGCGGCACGCGCTGAACCGGGACGCGCGGGTGGTGCTGCGCGGCAGCGGCGGCATGGGGAAGGCCGTGGCGAGCGCTCTGCGCGACGCGGGCTTCACGCGTGGCGTGATCGTCGCCCGCAACGGGGGGGTCGGGCGGGACCTCGCGCAGAGGTGCGGCTGGGACTGGCACCCTACCACGCCCGACATAGAGGACGGCGACCTGCTCGTGAACGTTACGCCGCTGGGCATGGCGGGCGGCGCGGAAGAGCACGACTTGGCCTTCACGCCTGACGCTATCGCGCGGGCGGGCACGGTGTTCGACGTGGTCGCCCTGCCGGGCGAGACGCCCCTGATCGTGGAGGCCCGGCGGCAGGGGAGACCCGTCGTGACCGGGCTGGAGGTCGTGGCGTTGCAGGCGCTGGAGCAGTTCGTGCTGTACACCGGCGTCCGCCCCACGGACGAG
It encodes:
- a CDS encoding shikimate 5-dehydrogenase produces the protein MPSGASKLDINRGTTLCMSVSARPSNFGTRFHNHLYAALGLDFVYKAFAVQDIAGVVAGLRALGVRGCAVSMPFKEAVIPLLDELDASAAAIGSVNTIVNTGGHLKAFNTDYTAIQLLIERHALNRDARVVLRGSGGMGKAVASALRDAGFTRGVIVARNGGVGRDLAQRCGWDWHPTTPDIEDGDLLVNVTPLGMAGGAEEHDLAFTPDAIARAGTVFDVVALPGETPLIVEARRQGRPVVTGLEVVALQALEQFVLYTGVRPTDEQVQAAVEFART